In one window of Rathayibacter caricis DSM 15933 DNA:
- a CDS encoding endo-1,4-beta-xylanase, with the protein MKNDPIRDDDRITPVTPCRLIAAPTARHRRGLLAGATAFGLLTGALVLPSAQAAETAPAVLLQEDFEDGAYDPLVQNGGPTLSVVAEGGDRALLVQGRANDYDGVKTPANLLQPGGSYTMSAQVRLAAPAGTTASARFVVEPTYSWVGNTTVTADAWTTVSGTFSAPAGADPATLRAYLGTSALTGPYDYLLDDIVITGTAAPAPVTWQPTPDASFVPGGATAATTTPVTAARGTGNRVALTFDDGPNPGETTAILDLLKAQGIRATFCIIGQNVQQAGGAELLRRIVAEGHTLCNHGTSYADMGSWTQAQVETDLKANLRIIREAVGDPALAVPYFRAPNGSWGATGAVAAALGMQPLGLGSTISDWDGNDLSEATLTANLRAAFTPGAIVLAHDGGGDRSSTVKAVTTVVTEKAAEGWEFVLPQGGATAAVQPGVSSDFEGGLDGWAARGDGVQVAASTDARTGSGALLVTNRTQPWHGATLDVTEGLPVGTAVGVSVWAKLAPGESPAGLEISVQRDNGGASAYEGVAGAGAQVTADGWVLLRGTYTLAAAADRVQVYVEGPVGVDFLLDDFVLEPIVEKPIQTDVPALKDVLGAAGIEHVGVAIDARETVGTAADLLRKHYNAFTPENAGKPESVQPVEGQFAFTQLDQLLDFADAEGIEVYGHVLAWHSQTPAWFFLDGDRPLTSSPADQALLKSRMRAHIAGIAAHIDARYPDGDSPIWAWDVVNEVIADGDTANPHDMRDSRWFQVLGEGFVDEAFRLADQYFPDAELFINDYNTEMPEKRADYVELIAALQARGVPIDGVGHQAHVDVARPVQWLEDSIEAVEKLDPTLLQAITELDVNASTENQGADVSGAPVDPYSPAFENDEDAAAEVGYYYRDLFAMLREHDSSIESVTFWGISNARTWLRTWPMARPWEQPLPFDDDLQVAPAYWGIVDPTKLPARPADVLAPRIADVPDVHAVSNGASGVKLSYTPPSAIDTRDGAVRLVCSPPSGSRFSIGTTTVTCTAKDAAGNTRTSSFDVIVTRKVPGKH; encoded by the coding sequence ATGAAGAACGATCCCATCCGGGACGACGACCGGATCACTCCGGTCACCCCCTGCCGCCTCATCGCGGCCCCCACCGCCCGGCACCGCCGCGGCCTGCTCGCCGGCGCCACCGCGTTCGGCCTGCTCACCGGCGCCCTCGTCCTGCCGTCGGCCCAGGCGGCCGAGACCGCGCCCGCAGTCCTCCTGCAGGAGGACTTCGAGGACGGCGCCTACGACCCGCTCGTGCAGAACGGCGGACCGACGCTGTCGGTGGTCGCCGAGGGCGGCGACCGCGCGCTGCTCGTGCAGGGCCGCGCGAACGACTACGACGGAGTGAAGACGCCGGCGAACCTGCTGCAGCCCGGCGGCTCCTACACGATGTCGGCCCAGGTGCGGCTCGCCGCTCCTGCCGGCACCACGGCCTCCGCGCGCTTCGTCGTCGAACCCACCTACTCCTGGGTGGGGAACACGACCGTGACCGCCGACGCGTGGACCACCGTGAGCGGCACCTTCTCGGCTCCGGCCGGTGCCGACCCCGCGACGCTCCGCGCCTACCTCGGCACCAGCGCGCTCACAGGGCCCTACGACTACCTCCTGGACGACATCGTGATCACCGGCACCGCGGCTCCCGCGCCCGTCACCTGGCAGCCCACCCCCGACGCCTCGTTCGTGCCCGGAGGAGCGACCGCCGCCACCACGACGCCGGTCACCGCCGCGCGCGGCACCGGGAACCGGGTGGCGCTCACCTTCGACGACGGCCCCAACCCGGGCGAGACCACCGCGATCCTCGACCTGCTGAAGGCGCAGGGCATCCGCGCCACCTTCTGCATCATCGGGCAGAACGTCCAGCAGGCGGGCGGAGCGGAGCTGCTGCGGCGGATCGTCGCCGAGGGCCACACCCTCTGCAACCACGGCACCTCCTACGCCGACATGGGCTCGTGGACGCAGGCGCAGGTCGAGACCGACCTCAAGGCCAACCTCCGCATCATCCGCGAGGCCGTGGGCGACCCGGCGCTCGCCGTGCCGTACTTCCGCGCTCCCAACGGCAGCTGGGGCGCCACCGGCGCGGTGGCCGCGGCGCTCGGGATGCAGCCGCTCGGGCTGGGCTCGACCATCTCGGACTGGGACGGCAACGACCTCAGCGAGGCGACGCTGACCGCGAACCTCCGCGCCGCCTTCACTCCGGGTGCGATCGTCCTCGCCCACGACGGCGGAGGCGACCGCAGCAGCACGGTGAAGGCGGTCACGACCGTGGTCACCGAGAAGGCCGCCGAGGGCTGGGAGTTCGTGCTGCCCCAGGGCGGTGCGACGGCCGCCGTGCAGCCGGGCGTCTCCTCCGACTTCGAGGGCGGCCTCGACGGCTGGGCGGCCCGCGGCGACGGCGTGCAGGTCGCGGCGAGCACCGACGCGCGGACCGGATCCGGTGCGCTGCTCGTCACGAACCGCACGCAGCCGTGGCACGGCGCGACGCTCGACGTCACCGAGGGCCTGCCCGTGGGAACGGCCGTCGGCGTCTCGGTCTGGGCGAAGCTCGCTCCGGGCGAATCGCCCGCGGGGCTGGAGATCTCGGTTCAGCGCGACAACGGAGGCGCCAGCGCTTACGAGGGCGTCGCCGGAGCCGGCGCGCAGGTCACGGCCGACGGCTGGGTCCTCCTGCGCGGCACCTACACGCTGGCGGCCGCGGCCGACCGGGTGCAGGTCTACGTCGAGGGCCCGGTGGGGGTCGACTTCCTGCTCGACGACTTCGTCCTCGAGCCGATCGTCGAGAAGCCCATCCAGACCGACGTGCCCGCGCTGAAGGACGTGCTGGGCGCCGCCGGGATCGAGCACGTGGGAGTCGCCATCGACGCCCGCGAGACGGTCGGCACCGCCGCGGACCTCCTCCGCAAGCACTACAACGCCTTCACGCCCGAGAACGCCGGCAAGCCCGAGAGCGTGCAGCCCGTGGAAGGGCAGTTCGCCTTCACGCAGCTCGACCAGCTGCTCGACTTCGCCGACGCCGAGGGCATCGAGGTGTACGGGCACGTGCTGGCCTGGCACTCGCAGACCCCGGCGTGGTTCTTCCTCGACGGAGACCGGCCGCTGACGAGCAGCCCCGCCGACCAGGCGCTGCTGAAGTCCCGGATGCGGGCGCACATCGCCGGCATCGCCGCGCACATCGACGCCCGCTACCCCGACGGCGACAGCCCGATCTGGGCCTGGGACGTCGTGAACGAGGTCATCGCGGACGGCGACACCGCGAATCCGCACGACATGCGCGACAGCCGCTGGTTCCAGGTGCTGGGCGAGGGCTTCGTCGACGAGGCGTTCCGTCTCGCCGATCAGTACTTCCCGGACGCCGAGCTCTTCATCAACGACTACAACACCGAGATGCCCGAGAAGCGCGCGGACTACGTGGAGCTCATCGCGGCCCTGCAGGCCCGCGGGGTGCCGATCGACGGAGTGGGCCACCAGGCCCACGTGGACGTCGCCCGGCCGGTGCAGTGGCTCGAGGACTCGATCGAGGCGGTCGAGAAGCTCGATCCCACGCTGCTGCAGGCGATCACCGAGCTCGACGTGAACGCGTCGACCGAGAACCAGGGCGCCGACGTCAGCGGCGCCCCGGTCGACCCGTACAGCCCGGCGTTCGAGAACGACGAGGACGCGGCGGCCGAGGTGGGCTACTACTACCGCGACCTGTTCGCGATGCTCCGCGAGCACGACTCGTCGATCGAGTCGGTCACCTTCTGGGGCATCAGCAACGCCCGCACCTGGCTGCGGACGTGGCCGATGGCCCGCCCGTGGGAGCAGCCGCTGCCGTTCGACGACGACCTGCAGGTCGCGCCGGCCTACTGGGGCATCGTCGACCCGACGAAGCTGCCCGCCCGCCCGGCCGACGTGCTCGCTCCGCGCATCGCCGACGTGCCGGACGTGCACGCCGTCTCGAACGGAGCGTCCGGAGTGAAGCTGTCGTACACGCCGCCCTCGGCGATCGACACCCGCGACGGAGCGGTCCGCCTGGTCTGCAGCCCGCCCAGCGGCAGCCGCTTCTCGATCGGCACCACGACCGTGACCTGCACGGCGAAGGACGCGGCCGGCAATACCCGGACGAGCAGCTTCGACGTGATCGTCACGAGGAAGGTGCCGGGCAAGCACTGA
- a CDS encoding acyltransferase yields the protein MSADGVRRVDFLPWEYDPDSADGAAQAERLGELASGGAVIGDRVFVAASAAVFCDRLSIGDRSYIAAHAYVTGDVTSGADCSVNPFAVVRGDVRMGDGVRIGAHTSILGFNHLMEPDAPVFTQGLSSRGIVLGDDVWIGSQATILDGVVIGDHVVIGAGSVVTKSVPDHAVVAGNPARVLRDRRAPARDAELREALRRFGDTARAEIPAVLARCFEDGRFVDRPGTAAAPTVRPWADAVELADLLLDAPPPGFDAADLIRRLTARQDPATGLVADGDLSDAGLERARTSSEPLSEEPLSAFDGPASYHVLSVGYAVRLLGGRTPHPIRAVHELAGADLTAALDARDWAAGAWGSGAAVDALATACAVNVLDHSDAFDDGGAGPLATLLGWAVARADPATGLWGTVLPDSESPRLQAVNGFYRLTRGLFAQFGVPLPYPVATIDTVLLHAADPYLSTPAGWTACNVLDIAHPLRLAAQQTPHRRAEIAEWARGALEQALGQWVPGEGIAFAPRSDGADGVPGLQGTEMWLGIVWLLADLLQASDALGYRMRGVHRPDPLVVLPPVARSGSEASA from the coding sequence ATGAGTGCCGACGGAGTCCGCCGAGTCGACTTCCTCCCGTGGGAGTACGACCCCGACTCCGCCGACGGGGCAGCGCAGGCCGAGCGGCTGGGGGAGCTGGCCTCGGGGGGAGCCGTGATCGGCGACCGGGTGTTCGTCGCGGCGAGTGCCGCCGTCTTCTGCGACCGGCTGTCGATCGGCGACCGCAGCTACATCGCCGCGCACGCGTACGTCACCGGCGACGTGACGAGCGGAGCCGACTGCTCCGTCAATCCGTTCGCCGTGGTCCGCGGCGACGTGCGGATGGGCGACGGCGTCCGGATCGGTGCGCACACCTCGATCCTGGGCTTCAACCACCTGATGGAGCCGGACGCCCCGGTCTTCACCCAGGGCCTCTCGAGCAGGGGGATCGTGCTCGGCGACGACGTCTGGATCGGCTCGCAGGCGACGATCCTCGACGGAGTGGTCATCGGCGACCACGTCGTGATCGGCGCCGGCTCGGTGGTGACGAAGAGCGTCCCGGACCACGCGGTGGTGGCGGGGAATCCGGCCCGCGTCCTCCGCGACCGGCGGGCGCCGGCTCGCGACGCCGAGCTGCGGGAGGCGCTCCGGCGCTTCGGGGACACGGCTCGGGCCGAGATCCCCGCGGTGCTCGCGCGCTGCTTCGAGGACGGCCGCTTCGTCGACCGGCCCGGCACGGCCGCTGCGCCGACCGTCCGCCCGTGGGCCGACGCCGTCGAGCTCGCCGATCTGCTGCTCGACGCGCCGCCGCCCGGGTTCGACGCCGCGGACCTGATCCGACGGCTGACGGCGAGGCAGGATCCGGCGACGGGGCTGGTCGCCGACGGCGACCTCTCGGACGCCGGTCTCGAGCGGGCGCGGACCTCGTCGGAGCCGCTCTCTGAGGAGCCGCTCTCGGCGTTCGACGGGCCGGCGAGCTACCACGTCCTCAGCGTCGGCTACGCGGTGCGGCTGCTCGGCGGGCGGACGCCTCACCCGATCCGCGCCGTCCACGAACTCGCGGGGGCCGACCTGACCGCGGCCCTCGACGCCCGTGACTGGGCCGCCGGCGCCTGGGGATCCGGTGCCGCGGTCGACGCGCTCGCGACGGCGTGCGCCGTGAACGTGCTGGACCACTCCGACGCCTTCGACGACGGGGGAGCCGGGCCCCTCGCCACCCTGCTCGGCTGGGCGGTCGCCCGCGCGGACCCCGCGACGGGTCTGTGGGGGACGGTGCTGCCCGACTCCGAGTCGCCGCGGCTGCAGGCGGTGAACGGCTTCTACCGGCTGACCCGCGGACTGTTCGCGCAGTTCGGAGTGCCGCTGCCGTATCCGGTCGCAACGATCGACACCGTGCTGCTGCACGCCGCCGACCCGTACCTCTCGACCCCCGCGGGCTGGACGGCGTGCAACGTGCTCGACATCGCGCATCCGCTCCGGCTCGCCGCGCAGCAGACTCCGCACCGCCGCGCCGAGATCGCGGAGTGGGCGCGCGGGGCGCTCGAGCAGGCGCTCGGCCAGTGGGTCCCCGGCGAGGGGATCGCGTTCGCGCCGCGGTCCGACGGCGCGGACGGCGTGCCCGGGCTGCAGGGGACCGAGATGTGGCTCGGGATCGTCTGGCTGCTGGCCGACCTGCTGCAGGCGTCGGACGCGCTCGGCTACCGCATGCGCGGGGTGCACCGGCCCGATCCGCTGGTGGTCCTCCCTCCGGTGGCGCGATCGGGATCGGAGGCGAGCGCGTGA
- a CDS encoding toxin-antitoxin system YwqK family antitoxin: MSETTEILHRDGSLRGRGGMLDGEMHGFWEWFRLDGTLLRSGTLDHGRQLGVWTTYDRSGAPYKETRFGE, from the coding sequence GTGAGCGAGACGACGGAGATCCTGCACCGCGACGGCAGCCTCCGCGGCCGCGGCGGCATGCTCGACGGGGAGATGCACGGGTTCTGGGAGTGGTTCCGGCTCGACGGCACGCTGCTGCGCAGCGGCACGCTCGACCACGGGCGGCAGCTCGGAGTGTGGACGACGTACGACCGCTCGGGTGCGCCGTACAAGGAGACGCGGTTCGGGGAGTGA
- a CDS encoding LacI family DNA-binding transcriptional regulator, protein MEETPVAPSRARLARVADEAGVSISTVSKVLNGRADVAPGTRSRVEALLDAHDYRRRGEGSRSTYLELVFHEIESAWSTQIIQGVEAVAREHGMSVVLTLSGDHRSPGPEWVTGVLARRPAGVVLVLSGLPEEQKRRLRAAGIPFAIIDPSGDPAPDVPSVGSANWMGGVLATRHLLDLGHTRIGVITGPPDMMCSRARLDGFRSAMGSAGVEVDESLLRFGDFHVPGGRDHALELLSGPTPPTALFAGSDLQALGVLEAARMRGLRVPEDLSLVGYDDLPIAEWTSPPLTTVHQPLRLMGEEATRLVVRLRDGDAAQLRMDLATTLVVRGSTARI, encoded by the coding sequence GTGGAGGAGACACCCGTCGCCCCGTCGCGCGCGCGGCTCGCCCGGGTCGCCGACGAGGCGGGAGTGTCGATCTCGACGGTCTCGAAGGTGCTGAACGGCCGGGCCGACGTCGCGCCGGGCACCCGCAGCAGGGTCGAGGCGCTCCTGGACGCGCACGACTACCGACGCCGCGGCGAGGGCTCGCGGTCGACGTACCTCGAGCTCGTCTTCCACGAGATCGAGAGCGCGTGGTCGACGCAGATCATCCAGGGGGTCGAGGCGGTCGCCCGCGAGCACGGCATGAGCGTGGTGCTGACGCTGAGCGGCGACCACCGCTCGCCGGGTCCGGAGTGGGTGACCGGCGTCCTCGCGCGGCGGCCGGCGGGCGTTGTGCTCGTCCTGTCAGGGCTGCCGGAGGAGCAGAAGCGGCGTCTGCGCGCCGCCGGCATCCCGTTCGCCATCATCGATCCCTCCGGCGACCCCGCCCCCGACGTGCCGTCGGTCGGGTCGGCGAACTGGATGGGCGGAGTGCTCGCGACGCGGCACCTGCTCGACCTCGGGCACACGCGGATCGGAGTGATCACCGGTCCGCCGGACATGATGTGCTCCCGCGCGCGGCTCGACGGGTTCCGGTCCGCGATGGGCTCCGCGGGGGTCGAGGTCGACGAGTCGCTCCTCCGCTTCGGCGATTTCCACGTGCCCGGGGGGCGCGACCACGCGCTCGAGCTCCTGTCGGGCCCGACCCCGCCCACGGCCCTGTTCGCCGGCTCCGATCTGCAGGCCCTCGGTGTCCTCGAGGCGGCCCGGATGCGGGGGCTCCGCGTGCCGGAGGACCTCTCCCTGGTGGGGTACGACGACCTGCCGATCGCGGAGTGGACCTCGCCGCCGCTCACGACGGTGCACCAGCCGCTGCGCCTGATGGGCGAGGAGGCGACCCGACTCGTCGTGCGTCTGCGCGACGGCGATGCGGCGCAGCTGCGGATGGACCTGGCGACGACGCTCGTCGTGCGCGGCTCCACTGCGCGGATCTGA
- a CDS encoding GNAT family N-acetyltransferase, with amino-acid sequence MPDLEIRPAQRSDAATILRFVRELAVFEESESEVVATEQSIEATLFGDSSTAHALICLADGLPIGFAVYFFNYSTWQGRNGLYLEDLYVSPEHRGAGAGTAILRRLANLALENDCGRFEWSVLRWNTPAIRVYDGIGATPKTEWLGYRLAGDALEAFARGGAR; translated from the coding sequence GTGCCCGACCTCGAGATCCGACCCGCGCAGAGGTCCGACGCCGCCACGATCCTCCGGTTCGTCCGCGAGCTCGCCGTGTTCGAGGAGTCCGAGAGCGAGGTCGTCGCGACCGAGCAGTCGATCGAGGCGACCCTCTTCGGCGACTCGTCGACCGCGCACGCCCTCATCTGCCTCGCCGACGGCCTCCCGATCGGCTTCGCCGTCTACTTCTTCAACTACTCCACCTGGCAGGGCCGCAACGGCCTCTACCTGGAGGACCTCTACGTCTCTCCCGAGCACCGGGGCGCCGGCGCCGGCACGGCGATCCTCCGGCGCCTCGCCAACCTCGCCCTCGAGAACGACTGCGGCCGGTTCGAGTGGAGCGTGCTGCGGTGGAACACCCCCGCGATCCGCGTCTACGACGGCATCGGCGCGACGCCCAAGACGGAGTGGCTCGGCTACCGCCTCGCCGGCGACGCCCTCGAGGCGTTCGCCCGGGGAGGGGCCCGCTGA